A stretch of DNA from Oryza brachyantha chromosome 4, ObraRS2, whole genome shotgun sequence:
tccctcgtcgcccggccgccgccgcgtctcgcccgtcgccgccgccgatcgatctccaccgccaccgccgatctcccgcgcccgcccgcgtcgccaccttcgcctcggtttCGCCGACCcatccgcgctctcgccgccgccggtgagcccccgcaccctcctcccctctttctccccctttccggccgaccgccgccgagtcgcgtgccgtcgccggacgaggccgaagcccgccgctcccgccggccgccgtggttgtcgtcgcctccgcgtcgccgacgtctggccgccgtcgcttgcgcccgcgcgtgccgcgtcgtcgccgcttgccagtcgccgtcgccgctgctcttccaccgccgcccgtgcgtcgccgccccggccgtcgtcgccgttgcgccgtcgccgctcgccggtcgtcgccgtcgcgtcaccgtcgccgtgcgccgccgccgccgcgtcgcccgccgctcccgccggtcgccgccgtccgcccgaccgcgcgttcggtccccatctctctgttccctctcgctgacgagtgggtcccactcgtcagtcgctccccgcgcccgccttctctctctcctcccgggcccagctgtcagcgcctctctccctctctctctcaccgacaggtggtccccacctgtcagccgtcagtacctctctcctcgctgacgtcagcagccccattaattgcgcaataattgatttaggacttttctgtttagttaaaaacccagaaaacttctaaaattcataagtaattcatctagtctccgtttaggtccattcaaatttcattaaattcataaaattatcaagaatccattaaaaattcgtgtgagaaatttctgggcgtgacatttaGGCCATGCATCTTTACCTATCGTTCAAAAAGTTGTTAGTAGTAATCATCTCCCATGTCTAGGAGATCTCAATAAAGCTAGTGTGTGTGATGTCCGTCAACAGGCTAAGAGTCATCAACTCCTTTATCCCAAATCTGTTAGTGTGTCTAATCATCCTTTAGAACTGGTGTTTTCCGATGTTTGGGGCCCTGCCCCTGATTCTGTTggtgaaaaaattttatgttagttTTATCGATGATTTTAGCAAGTTTACTTGGATTTATTTACTTAAGAAAAAATCTGAGGTCATACAAAAGTTCTGTGAGTTTCAACAGCTCGTTGAAAGGTTGTTTAATCGTAAGATCATTGCTATGCAATCTGACTGGGGGGAGAGTATGAAAAACTCAATTccttttttacaaaaattggAATCACTCACCATGTCTCATGTCCCTATGCTCACCAACAAAATGGATCTGCTGAACGGAACATCGACATATTGTTGAGGTTGGCCTCTCCCTACTAGCTCATGCATCTATGCCTCTCAAATTTTGGGACGAAGCCTTTCTTGCCGCTGCATATCTCATAAATCGCACACCTAGCAAAAACCCAGCTATTCATCCTTGAGAATTTTTGGGTGTGCTTGTTGGCCCAACCTTCATCCTTACAACACTCGCAAACTTCAGTTCCGTTCAAAACAGTGTGCTTTTCTTGGCTACAGTAACCTCCATAAGGGATTTAAATGCCTTGACATTGCAACCGGATGAATCTATATCTCCCGGGACGTTGTCTTCGATGAGGctatttttcccttctccaAGTTGCATTCTAATGCCGGAGCACGATTAAAGTCTGAAATTCTTTTACTACCGCCCACACTGTTAAATCCCAGTATGATCAGTAGGGGTATGACCGACCATATGCTTGGTAATCCTCCTGCTCACGCTGACGATCTTTCTGAGCATATACATGCAGAAAATCAAATTTCAGGGAATACAATGGTCGGCGCAGAAGATCCGGGAGACAATTCTGAAGCTGAATCCTGGAGTTCAGTGCTGTCAACAATTATGTTGACAGCACTGAACTCCAGGCGCATGATGATTTCCAGGAGGAGCACAACTCGGTGGCAGCAAATTCTGATGGTGCCGACCAGCCCTCGCCTGCGGCTGGCACCTCTGCCGAAGTCGATGCAGTCCACAGCGCTGACAACACCTCACCCGGTGCAGGCGGCAGTGCACGGGATAGCGGAGAGACAGATGGGACAGCGTCACCAGATGGTACTGCTAGTCTGCTACCACTACTACTCCCCAGCTACCTACCCGGCCTACTACACGGTTGCAAAGAGGTATACGTAaggaaaaaatttatacagaTGGTACTGTTCGGTATACACTTCTAGCTGATAACGGCGAaccacaaaatttaaatgaagcCTTAGCGCACCCACAGTGGAAACAAGCATTGGGTACAGAATTTTCTAACTTTGCTAAATAATAAAACCTGGCATCTAGTACCACCGCAGAACGGTAGGAATATTATTGATTGCAAATGGGTTTATAAAATTAAGCGGAAAGCTGATGGGAGTTTGGATAGATATAAAGCTCGTCTAGTAGCTAAAAGTTTTAAACAATGATATCAAATTGATTATGAAGATATTTTTAGTCCAGTTGTTAAAGCTGCTACTATTAGAGCTAATTTATCAATTGCTGTATCCAGAGAATGGTGTCTTCGTCAGCTTGATGTACAGAATGCTTTTCTCCATGGTCTACTCGAAGAAGAAGTCTACATGAGACAACCCTCTGGGTACGAAGATAAACGTAAGTCTAGTTTTGTCTGCAAACTAGACAAGACCTTATATAGTTTAAAACAAGCACCTCGAGTATGGTACTTTAGGTTGAGCAATAAATTGTGTGATCTTGGCTTCAAGGCCTCTAAAGCTGATACCTCACTATTCTTCTTCAGTAAGGGAAATATTACTATCTTTGTTCttatatatgttgatgatattatTATTGCTAGCTCAACTCAGGGTGTAGCCGAGGCCTTACTGACAGATTTAAAACAAGACTTCGCCCTGAAGGATTTGGGTGATTTGCATTATTTTCTTGGAATAGAGATCAATAAGGTACAAAATGGAATTTTATtgacacaagaaaaatatacatcTGATCTGCTCAAGAAAGCAGGAATGTCAAACTGCAAGCCTGTCAACACCCCTATGGCCACTACAGAGAAATTATCATTGCATGATGGATCTGTTCTGGGAGAACAAGATGCCACTAGATATAAAAGTATAGTTGGAGCTTTACAATATTTAACTCTGACGAGACCAGATATTTCTTTTGCAATTAATAAAGTCTGTCAGTTTTTATATTCGCCTACGCTCCAACATTGGATGGGAGGATACTCAGATACGTAAGTCTTCTGTTGGCCTTGGATTGAGAATCAGTAAATCACCCTCTATCCTTGTGAGTGCTTTTTCTGATGCAAATTGGGTAGGATCAGTGAATGATAGAAGATTAACAGGAGGATTTGCTGTATTCCTGGGCACTAACTTGATATCATGAAGTGCCAGAAAACAACATATAGTGTCTCAGTCAAGCACAGAAGATGAGTATAAAGCAGTGACAAATGCTACAGCAGAGGTAATGTGGGTACAAACTCTTCTTAAAGAAGTAGGATTCCCAGTTTCTCCTACTGCGAGGTTGTGGTGCGACAATTTCGGAGCAACTTATTTGTCAGTCAATCCAGTTTTTCATGCTAGAACAAAGCATATAGAAGTTGATTATCATTTTGTTCGAGAACGAGTTGCTAGAAAGTAGTTGGAGATCAAGTTTATATCGTCGGGAGATCAGGTGGCTGATGGGTTTACTAAACCAATTTCTGTTCAACAACTTAGAGAATTTCGTCGTAATCTTAACTTAGATAAGTTATGATTGAGAGAGGCTGTTAGAAGATAGATACATATATCTGTAAGAATACGATAATGAGgaagttagagatagatttgtttgtttccttATTATTCGGCATCATCATGTAATCCCACGTTGGAGGTGGTTTCCAACACAAGCAATATATATGTGCGGCCTCCCTCCAAGAGGTGATAACGCTACCTGAAAGATTGATACCCCACCGCCGCGTgccgcagcgccgccacctGCGGCGCCCACCCGCGGACCACCATCCCGCGCTTCGCCACCGCTGCCGCGCCTCGAACCCTTCCGGGACCATGCAGTCGCCGCTCGCGGCGTTCACGACCCACACGAACGGGACGGCGCTGCGCTCCAGCGCCTCTGCCAGTGCGGCCGCCACGGACGGCGTCAGCACCGCATGGCTACCGAAGCACACGTACACGACTGAACCTTCCGGGAAGGCGTCCAGCCAAGCGCTGAGATTGCCGGCAGCAATGGCCGCTTCCCCGCCgcgatcgccggcggcgtccgtCTCCGGCGCCACCGGGCCGACCGCCCACACGCGCTTGAACCCCAAGTCCTTGAGCGGCGCGTCCAGGTACCTCCCCTCGAGTGCGCGGAAAGTGTTCGACACGAATCCCCagctctccagattccagagaAAGTTCTGCTTCAGCGACTTGCCGATCTGCTCTTCTAAGAGCCCTTCAACGTAGGCCTTGTACGCCATGGAGATCTCTCTCGACTCGAACACCGGCTCGCCGGGAATCGCCGGGAACGTAACCTTAAACCCTGATGGCCCAGCTCACCTAGTCTCACatgaacacacacacagaagaagcacactgatggaggaagaagaagcaataTGCAAGAAAACAATGAGACACTAGAGAATTTCTTGTCACTGCACACCAGTGAACCACACGCACTTTTATTTCTCTTCTCCTCACACTCACACACTTGAACATAAGCCGATCACACGGCTTAAATagccacacacacacgcacaaaGTTCAGCCACTCTTTGCCGCACCACCCGGCCACTTAGCCACTAATTACCTTCCACATGCTGTGCACGTCTCCATGCATGTAGAGCATCACTAGGTAACtaacacacatgcatgcagagtTAGTTGATCCACTCTTCACTTCTTCAGCCATGGCCCAAGCTACGCATGACCCGGCACAACTCCAAGCCAACGTGCACTACAAGCTAGGACTAATTCTTGCATGACTTCACTAACATACAGATCATGACTGATTCTCTAATCAAACTAACTCACGCACTCACTCACACAACTCAATAATGTGAAATAACAAGATTAATCCTAACAAACCCATCGTCGTCGCACCCCGCCGGTCGCTTTACCAAGCGTCGGAGGAGCGAGTGCGGGACGGCGGTGCCGAGCACGCCGGAGGGCGTGAAGACGACCCTCGGCACGCCGATATCAGCGGCGAGGGGCTGCGTCCACCCGCAGAAGAAGTCGGAtatgacggcgacgacggggtgcGCGGACTGCGACTTGGCCCACGCGAGGATGGGCTGTtggagcgcggcgagcgcgtggATGAACACGGTGACGTAGTAGGGAGGGCAGTTGCTGATGTTCTCGAGGCCGGCGGGGATGGAAGGGtgggaagggaaggggagggtGAGCGCGTGGACGGAGTCGGGGTGCGCGGCGAGGAgaggggcgagctgggccgcgTTGGCGGGCGTGGTGACGACGGTGAGGCGGAGGCCACGCGccgcgaggagggaggcgaggtcGTAGAGAGGCAGCGCGTGGCCCTGCGCCGGGAAGGGGACGACGAGGACGTGAGGCGGCGTGCTCGTCGTTGGCGCCATGCCCTCGGTTCGGTTCAAGTGTACGTTGCGTCGTCGGCTCGGCGGCAAAGTGTACGGATTTATAGGAGAACGGCTAAAATTTAActcttcaaattttaatataattattcatattaatagattttatctttaaattgGTGCATACTCAATCCAAAGGGCGTTTTATCTCCTCTTCAAATCCTAATGGTCGAGATGATGACTTGTGGACCCAATCATATGGGACCATAGATAGCAATCAAGTTGTGTGACACGATGACTTgacaaatttaactttaaagaGTCATGTTTAGTCATTTAAATATCAGGTCAAATAGTTATCTtttgaaggtttttttttaacacgattaccaaaatttgatacaagtttattggagatgctcttggTGGGCCCGAACTGGGCTGGTCCGACGCAGGAGTTTGTGGGCCGTTGGCTCGGCCCAAAGGAAATCTGGTGGTAGCATCCGAGCGACGGCGAGTGGCCACCGGTCGTTCCACATctcgcgcgcggccgcgggaAGTGGCCAACCGGCGACTCCGTTGCCGCCGCTGCTGGGGATCCCGCTCATGTGCTAGCCGGAGGCGCTTCGACCTCTTTGGGTGGGGTGGCTCCCATGGAGCTGGCCAGAAGCCTTACGCTTGCCCTGCTTCCGGCGACGCTTCGGCCGCcctgtcgccggcggcggtgcgggctTCCCTTGGGGTTGGGGCCGCTCTTCTCACCGCTTCCCCTCTCCAGCGTGAGCCCCCACTGTTTCTTCCTTCCCCCCATTTCGAGCTTCAGTGAATGATTCAGTAGCTGCAATTCCTCAGCAGCAGCTGCGGCAGCAGCATGAGGAAATGTACATCGTCAGGGCGCTGCGGCAGCGGCAGGATTGGGTGGAGGGATGGGTCCGGAGCAACGACACGCTTGTCCGCGGCCTGCCcatcctcgtcggcggcgcctccCTGCTCGCTGCCCTCCTCAACCGTGCCGTTTCCGGCATTGCAGCTGTCACCGACGCCTCCAGGTCATCctgaaaagataaaaacaaaaaacaaaaagaaaagctcACTGTTGTGTTCATCATCTATGCACTCTTGTTGAGAAGCCATGGAATCGTTGTGATTTATGACTACTGAATAGTTTCTTTGTCCTGTCAACAGTTCGCAGTCGAGGGCTGACATACTGACTCTGGCTCTCTCCGTTACTGATATTCTTGCTGGCCTTGTTTGGTTGTCCATCCGACCGAAATCCATTTCTCCTGTGAGAACTGAggaacttttaatttttgcgCCATATTATAGCTTCTTACAATGATTCCTCATTGTAAAATGATCTTAGGTTGTTCCTCGAGGTGTCGAATGCAAACGGGTAGGGACGGGTGTATCGAACCCAGCTCTCCCTGAACTACTTTGGTAACCAATCTACTGACACACGTACTGCTTATTTCAATTGAGGCTCATATTTAATTCATAGAGATCGTGGAAACTCAGATAGGGTTTAAAACGTAGCAAGGTTCTATATAgtgattatatataattaccgGTGACCTGGTTTTATGATCTTAGATGAACATAATTAAGCGAATCTTTCAGTTCTATGCATACACTAAGGAAATTATGTTGTGAAGCTGCCTATAACTTAATTCCTCACAAATAGGACGTGGGATTCGCTTACAACTGCAACTTGCTGCAAATCCTTGGTTGTGGTGTATGGAGGTAATTGTGTTCTTCAAATTGGGGTTGCTGCCGGCTCTCCAGAAGATGGTAATGCAGTTATGGTGGATGCACAGAAGTTCATGGAAGGTTCCCTTTACAGAAGTGCCATGGAATCCAAGAAGCGTGAGTGTCTCTTGCTAcgttaagttttttttttctgtttgatttCAGACATTTCACTTTGGTCTTCGTGCAGAATCTTACCTAGCAAACCTTGCTTTGTATCCTGGAAGGTCTGAACTGCCATTCTTGCCAGCTAACACGCAGGTACAAAATCCTTTCATTTTAGAGAAGTTACATGTAAGCACACATTGGCATGTTTGTTAACTTGTTACACGTAAGGATGGCTGATTATATCATCTTTAAACTGGGAAACTTTGGAATTCATCctggatttttatttgaaaacattcagattaattaattatctgaGTTTGAAACCAAAGCTTTTGGTGTATTCCCAAATATACAGGCTCTAATACTGCAACCAATTGGTGATAAAGGAATTGCAATAATTGGTGGTGACATTATAAGGGGGTTCACTAATATTGATCAGGTATGTCATTTCGAACCTAAAGCCTCTTAAAAATATGTAGCTCCCTAATTTGTTTGGGGTGGTTCACACAGATAATGTAGAGAAGAACCAATTTGTTCTTGTGAGCAATCACGCATAAGCAATCATCTGGTGTATTACCCCACCACCAGTATTAAGTCAAGTAATATGCTTACATTGGTTTAATGCTCATTTTTGCTGAATTGCAATTGCTAGGGTGTGTTTGCCCTGGagcatttgaattttgaagtaTTCACAGGAAGATCGTGCGTTATTGCATTGCATCTGAGTacaatgtaattattattGCGAACAAATGACTGAATGTAATGAAAAGCTTGTTGCTTGTAGATTTGCACTGCTCTAAATTATGTATGCCAGCAGAGAGACGCCCATTATCCAGTTGATTTTCCTTGCAGGCATGGATCGCAATGATTGCAGATAAACTGGATGCTACGCTGTCAAAGTCCTAAGAACGCCTTTGTTGTTGAATGTTCTGTTCACTATAGGTTATCTCTTGCAATTGGCCAACTTGTTGTGAGAGATCTCATCAGCTGACAACTGCAAAACCAACGGATATAACAGCACAAGGCTGGCGTTGCCAAATTCTTTAAACCAGGCTGTATGATTAGGTTTGATTAAGTTTGACCAGCGTGATTTGATTACAGCATTAGTTACTACTTGTAACCAGATGATGTTGGCTGAATTGTTGATCTCATCATCTTTTTTAAGAGTTTGCAATGAACTGTAAATGGACCAGATGCTTCACAAGGCAGTGAGATACACAAGATGATTCCATCAGAACAAAATTTCCACGTTAATATATCGACCTTTTGCAACATTCGTGCTCAACACGGTCGAAACAATGGAAGGGCAAATAAGCCCTAGAAACTGGAGTCAATCTCCTAACCGAATTATCTCAACATCCATCTCAGAGCTTATCAACTAATCTCTTCGCGTCCATGTCAAACAGGATGATCCCAGCATCATTGCCCCCCAAGATCATCACTCAGCCACTGAtatctttgttttcttctcgTGCTTCTTACCAGTTTTTCGCTTTTTTTGCTTCTCCCCATCAACTTCTTTTGTCGGTTCTGCATCCTCTATAGGTGGTGGCCTCTTCTTTGAAAGTTCTGACTCGTTTAGTTGAGAACCATACGCCATCTTTCGGATATAGA
This window harbors:
- the LOC102712250 gene encoding protein COFACTOR ASSEMBLY OF COMPLEX C SUBUNIT B CCB4, chloroplastic, with amino-acid sequence MELARSLTLALLPATLRPPCRRRRCGLPLGLGPLFSPLPLSSQQLRQQHEEMYIVRALRQRQDWVEGWVRSNDTLVRGLPILVGGASLLAALLNRAVSGIAAVTDASSSQSRADILTLALSVTDILAGLVWLSIRPKSISPVVPRGVECKRVGTGVSNPALPELLWTWDSLTTATCCKSLVVVYGGNCVLQIGVAAGSPEDGNAVMVDAQKFMEGSLYRSAMESKKQSYLANLALYPGRSELPFLPANTQALILQPIGDKGIAIIGGDIIRGFTNIDQAWIAMIADKLDATLSKS